From one Sandaracinaceae bacterium genomic stretch:
- a CDS encoding ZIP family metal transporter, with protein MSTLGWIAGTGLLMSAIALVGSVTLAAREATLTKAIPWLVALAAGSLLGGAWFHMMPAAVDAMGNGLAPWLWLAAGFLMFLALERVLRWHHCHDLDCEHDRTLGWLVLVADGLHNFIGGLAVAGAFLIDVRLGLTAWIAAAAHEIPQELGDFGVLVHKGWSPRSALLFNFASALTFPIGGVLAYYASFEWDVSFLLPFAAGNFIYIASADLIPELQREHEGRGIGGPWLGLLLGLLLLLVVRLVFSSHG; from the coding sequence GTGAGCACGCTCGGTTGGATCGCGGGCACGGGGCTGCTCATGAGCGCGATCGCGCTCGTGGGCAGCGTCACGCTGGCAGCGAGGGAAGCGACGCTGACCAAGGCGATCCCCTGGCTGGTCGCCCTCGCTGCCGGATCCCTGCTCGGTGGAGCGTGGTTCCACATGATGCCCGCGGCTGTCGACGCCATGGGCAACGGGCTCGCTCCGTGGCTCTGGCTCGCGGCGGGCTTCCTGATGTTTCTGGCCCTCGAGCGCGTGCTGCGCTGGCACCACTGCCACGACCTCGACTGCGAGCACGACCGGACGCTCGGCTGGCTCGTGCTCGTGGCCGATGGGCTGCACAACTTCATCGGAGGTCTCGCGGTGGCCGGCGCCTTCTTGATCGACGTGCGGCTGGGCCTGACCGCGTGGATCGCGGCCGCGGCGCACGAGATCCCGCAAGAGCTCGGCGACTTCGGTGTCCTGGTGCACAAGGGCTGGTCGCCGAGGAGCGCGCTGCTGTTCAACTTCGCGTCCGCCCTGACGTTCCCGATCGGCGGGGTGCTCGCCTACTACGCGTCGTTCGAGTGGGATGTCTCGTTTCTGCTCCCATTCGCGGCCGGGAACTTCATCTACATCGCGTCGGCGGACCTCATCCCCGAGCTCCAGCGAGAGCATGAGGGTCGAGGGATCGGGGGGCCCTGGCTCGGCCTCCTGCTCGGGCTGTTGCTGCTCCTCGTCGTTCGACTCGTGTTCTCGTCCCACGGGTAG
- a CDS encoding sigma-70 family RNA polymerase sigma factor: MMPRGAALVVEAASGCGAARDALARRYLRPAYRVALSVVGRPADAEDVAQEALLKALGRLETCRSPDRFEAWLTQIVRNQARNWVDARRLRDVPRFPPTDEPADARSAIDRPATRRQLTVALERLTEPQRTVLLLHALGGYSHPEIAASLGVSVVSSRQHLFLARQTLRTFLRGAEDAGPATRIRTSERRARR, translated from the coding sequence ATGATGCCCCGTGGAGCGGCCCTGGTCGTAGAGGCAGCCTCGGGATGCGGCGCGGCGCGGGACGCCCTCGCTCGACGCTACTTGCGGCCCGCGTACCGCGTCGCGCTCTCGGTGGTCGGGCGCCCCGCGGACGCGGAGGACGTCGCCCAGGAGGCGCTCCTCAAGGCGCTCGGTCGGCTCGAGACCTGTCGCTCACCGGACCGGTTCGAGGCCTGGCTCACCCAGATCGTTCGCAACCAGGCGCGCAACTGGGTCGACGCGCGCCGGCTCCGAGACGTCCCCCGCTTCCCGCCGACCGACGAGCCGGCCGACGCCCGCAGCGCGATCGACCGCCCGGCCACGCGTCGGCAGCTCACCGTGGCCCTCGAGCGACTCACCGAGCCGCAGCGTACCGTGCTGTTGCTCCACGCGCTCGGCGGCTACAGTCACCCGGAGATCGCCGCGTCGCTAGGCGTCTCCGTGGTGAGCTCGCGGCAACATCTCTTCCTGGCGCGCCAGACGCTCCGCACGTTTCTGCGCGGGGCCGAGGACGCCGGGCCGGCTACTCGTATCCGAACGAGCGAGCGACGGGCACGCCGCTGA
- a CDS encoding YHYH protein: MKAPVCVAVGALVLLTSCSGASSPDATVEPIPDAAGGDSGGGAASCDALAALFVNPPLETVEADCALTDGTTTTCCSFSFASDLVEDGPYCPESTTSPPPYGLSVYDGATRPGLRPFDGYYLQDIEDDGYDPMVDADGNTRIVTGLGGPPDGTGSNCLAMAQDFELVLTATVPLSPRRASAPRTLGEVENLGISVMGVPATGDPPSATRGPMMGMGPPAGTAINVPSIGACGAHPDPAGYLHDHFVPQVMNTVLASQGISSDLVSCTTYEQRTIGLYGIAKDGFLIYLSHDADGTLPSDLDGCHGHERPTPELPDGAYHYHTSETEAPNFMPCLSGVPVARSFGYE, from the coding sequence GTGAAGGCGCCCGTCTGCGTCGCGGTGGGCGCCCTGGTCCTGCTGACCTCCTGCTCGGGCGCGTCGTCCCCCGACGCTACCGTGGAGCCGATCCCGGACGCGGCCGGCGGCGACAGCGGCGGGGGCGCGGCCAGCTGCGACGCCCTCGCCGCGCTCTTCGTCAATCCACCCCTCGAGACGGTGGAGGCGGACTGCGCGCTCACCGACGGGACCACCACCACCTGCTGCTCCTTCTCGTTCGCCTCGGACCTGGTCGAGGACGGGCCCTACTGCCCGGAGAGCACGACCTCACCCCCGCCCTATGGGCTGTCGGTCTACGACGGCGCCACCCGGCCCGGGCTGCGCCCCTTCGACGGCTACTACCTCCAGGACATCGAGGACGACGGATACGACCCGATGGTGGACGCGGACGGCAACACGCGGATCGTCACCGGGCTCGGCGGCCCCCCCGACGGGACCGGATCGAACTGCCTGGCCATGGCGCAGGACTTCGAGCTCGTCCTGACCGCGACGGTCCCGCTGTCACCGCGCCGCGCGAGCGCGCCCCGGACGCTCGGCGAGGTGGAGAACCTCGGCATCTCCGTCATGGGAGTGCCGGCGACGGGAGATCCACCCTCGGCGACGCGCGGCCCGATGATGGGGATGGGGCCGCCGGCCGGAACCGCGATCAACGTCCCCAGCATCGGCGCGTGCGGGGCCCACCCCGATCCGGCTGGCTATCTCCACGATCACTTCGTCCCGCAGGTCATGAACACGGTGTTGGCGAGCCAGGGCATCTCGAGCGACCTGGTGAGCTGCACGACCTACGAGCAGCGCACGATCGGGCTCTACGGGATCGCCAAGGACGGCTTCCTCATCTACCTGTCGCACGACGCGGACGGAACGTTGCCCTCCGATCTCGACGGCTGCCACGGTCACGAGCGGCCGACCCCGGAGCTCCCCGATGGCGCCTACCACTATCACACGTCCGAGACGGAGGCGCCGAACTTCATGCCGTGCCTCAGCGGCGTGCCCGTCGCTCGCTCGTTCGGATACGAGTAG